A genomic stretch from Petrimonas mucosa includes:
- a CDS encoding SGNH/GDSL hydrolase family protein, with product MRTAVKLLLSVIITLGFISYSGAQDWANLNRFKEENAKLGMPRTCDDRVVFMGNSITQGWIEKVPKFFENRPYINRGISGQTTPQMLLRFRQDVINLYPKVVVILAGTNDIAGNTGPSTLEMIEDNIHSMTELAQANGIQVVLCSVLPAYDYKWKPGLEPAGKIVELNRRIKKYAETHGAVYCDYHSAMADERNGLPESLSADGVHPNAEGYAIMAPIVEQAIARALLMWKEDPRRKY from the coding sequence ATGAGAACAGCAGTAAAATTATTACTTTCAGTTATTATTACCCTGGGATTCATATCATATTCAGGTGCCCAGGACTGGGCAAACTTAAATCGTTTCAAGGAAGAGAATGCAAAATTGGGTATGCCGAGAACCTGTGATGACCGGGTGGTTTTCATGGGGAATTCCATTACTCAGGGTTGGATCGAGAAAGTTCCGAAGTTCTTTGAAAACCGTCCGTACATCAATCGCGGCATAAGCGGGCAAACCACACCTCAGATGTTGCTCCGCTTCCGACAGGACGTGATTAACCTTTACCCGAAGGTTGTAGTAATTCTTGCAGGAACAAACGACATTGCAGGAAATACGGGGCCATCAACCCTGGAGATGATCGAGGACAATATCCATTCGATGACCGAGCTGGCTCAGGCCAACGGAATCCAGGTGGTGCTCTGTTCAGTTCTTCCAGCATATGACTATAAGTGGAAACCGGGACTTGAGCCTGCCGGGAAGATCGTAGAGCTGAACCGCAGGATAAAAAAGTATGCGGAAACGCACGGTGCAGTTTACTGCGACTACCACTCCGCCATGGCAGATGAGCGGAACGGGCTCCCCGAAAGCTTGTCGGCAGACGGAGTGCACCCTAACGCCGAAGGATATGCCATCATGGCGCCAATCGTTGAGCAGGCAATTGCCAGAGCGCTGCTGATGTGGAAGGAGGATCCTAGAAGAAAATATTGA
- the nfo gene encoding deoxyribonuclease IV: MKFVGAHISASGGVENAPVNAHAIGAKAFAFFTKNQRQWVAAPFTQQNIDLFKSRCEEYGFSPDQILPHDSYLINLGHPEEEGLKKSRSAFFDEMKRCEQLGLNRLNFHPGSHLNQLSIDDCLDRIAESINLALEKTNGVTAVIENTAGQGTNLGHTFEQIAHIIDKVEDKNRVGVCLDTAHTLAAGYEIRTREGFEETFRQFDEIIGFNYLKGMHLNDSKKELSSRVDRHDSLGKGLMTMDVFVSIMNDSRFDNIPLILETPDETLWAEEIRLLYSLVSQGE; this comes from the coding sequence ATGAAATTCGTAGGAGCACACATCAGCGCATCCGGTGGTGTAGAGAATGCACCGGTCAATGCACATGCAATAGGAGCCAAGGCATTTGCCTTTTTCACCAAGAACCAGCGTCAGTGGGTGGCGGCACCCTTTACACAGCAGAATATCGATCTGTTCAAATCGAGGTGTGAAGAATATGGTTTCTCGCCCGACCAGATTCTGCCGCACGACAGTTACCTGATCAATTTGGGACATCCGGAGGAAGAGGGCCTGAAAAAATCACGTTCCGCTTTTTTTGACGAGATGAAACGTTGTGAACAGTTGGGATTGAACCGGCTCAATTTTCATCCCGGCAGCCATTTGAACCAATTGTCGATTGACGATTGTCTTGACCGGATTGCCGAATCGATCAACCTGGCGTTGGAGAAGACGAACGGAGTGACTGCCGTCATCGAGAATACCGCTGGGCAGGGGACCAACCTGGGTCATACCTTCGAACAGATTGCCCATATTATCGATAAGGTTGAAGACAAGAACAGGGTGGGGGTCTGTCTTGATACCGCCCATACCCTGGCGGCCGGTTACGAAATCAGGACCCGGGAAGGATTTGAAGAGACTTTCCGTCAGTTTGACGAGATTATCGGGTTCAATTACCTGAAAGGTATGCATTTGAACGACTCCAAGAAGGAGTTGTCGTCGCGTGTAGATCGCCACGACAGCTTGGGCAAGGGCTTGATGACCATGGACGTTTTCGTTTCCATAATGAATGATTCCCGTTTCGACAATATCCCATTGATACTCGAAACCCCTGACGAGACATTGTGGGCAGAAGAGATAAGGCTGCTCTACTCGCTGGTATCGCAAGGCGAATAA
- a CDS encoding MFS transporter has product MVEKIHTTLRDSSVARWTALILLASTMFVAYMFIDVLAPLSTMLETSLKWTPDTFGAVAGSEYFLNVFAFFLIFAGIILDRIGVRRAALVSGFLMVIGASIKLYGISDYFNAGGFGYDFFNSFWTGFPGSAKVACIGFAIFGCGVEMAGVTVSKGIVKWFAGKELALAMGLEMAIARLGVFAVFRLSPFLAEKGGVTLSVGVGTLLLLIGLLTFGVYFFFDKKLDAQTEALRAAGDETSQEEEFRISDLKTIFTSKTFMVVAGLCVLFYSAIFPFQKFATGMLESRLGMTTSEASSLFSYFPIGAMILTPLLGWFIDNKGKAASMLMLGSLLMIVCHLIFALTPTESFTFAIALTAIIVLGVSFSLVPASLWPSVPKLVDNKVLGSAYSIIFWIQNIGLMLTPILIGWALKSSNPGIAEQIAAGEAVKYNYTVPMLIFAGFGVAALLLAFYLKALDKKKGFGLELPNIVK; this is encoded by the coding sequence ATGGTTGAAAAAATTCACACAACGCTTCGTGATTCTTCCGTGGCAAGATGGACGGCACTGATTCTGCTGGCCTCTACAATGTTTGTTGCGTACATGTTTATCGATGTACTGGCCCCCCTGAGTACCATGCTCGAAACTTCGCTGAAATGGACCCCCGACACCTTTGGTGCGGTTGCCGGATCCGAGTACTTTTTGAATGTGTTTGCATTCTTCCTGATTTTCGCAGGAATCATTCTGGACCGGATAGGAGTTCGCAGAGCAGCTCTTGTATCCGGTTTTCTGATGGTGATAGGTGCATCGATAAAACTGTACGGCATCAGCGATTATTTCAATGCCGGCGGTTTCGGATATGACTTTTTTAATTCGTTCTGGACCGGTTTCCCCGGATCGGCAAAAGTGGCATGCATTGGCTTCGCTATTTTTGGTTGCGGTGTGGAGATGGCAGGTGTTACTGTCTCCAAGGGGATTGTAAAATGGTTTGCAGGAAAAGAGCTGGCCTTGGCGATGGGTCTTGAGATGGCCATTGCGAGGCTGGGTGTCTTTGCCGTGTTTCGCTTGTCTCCTTTCCTGGCTGAGAAGGGTGGTGTTACGCTTTCGGTTGGAGTAGGGACGTTGTTGTTGCTGATAGGTCTGCTGACTTTCGGTGTATATTTCTTCTTCGACAAGAAACTGGATGCACAGACAGAGGCACTCAGGGCAGCAGGTGACGAAACTTCTCAGGAAGAGGAGTTCAGGATCAGCGATCTCAAGACCATCTTTACCTCGAAGACCTTTATGGTGGTGGCCGGTTTGTGCGTACTCTTCTATTCGGCCATCTTCCCGTTTCAGAAATTTGCTACCGGAATGCTCGAAAGCCGTCTGGGGATGACTACCTCCGAGGCGAGCAGCCTCTTCTCCTACTTCCCTATCGGGGCAATGATCTTGACCCCACTGCTGGGATGGTTTATCGACAACAAGGGTAAGGCTGCTTCGATGTTGATGCTAGGGTCGCTGTTGATGATTGTCTGCCATCTGATCTTTGCCCTTACGCCGACGGAAAGCTTTACATTCGCGATTGCTTTGACTGCCATCATCGTGCTTGGAGTCTCGTTCTCCCTGGTTCCGGCATCTCTTTGGCCTTCAGTTCCCAAGCTGGTAGACAACAAGGTACTTGGGTCTGCCTACTCCATCATATTCTGGATCCAGAATATCGGACTGATGTTGACGCCGATATTGATCGGATGGGCATTGAAGAGCAGCAATCCGGGTATTGCCGAACAGATTGCGGCCGGTGAAGCTGTCAAGTATAACTATACAGTTCCGATGCTGATCTTTGCCGGATTTGGTGTTGCAGCCCTTCTGCTTGCATTCTACCTGAAAGCCCTGGACAAGAAGAAGGGATTTGGTCTGGAACTACCCAATATTGTCAAGTAG
- a CDS encoding glycoside hydrolase family 20 protein, with protein sequence MKKIKVLAAMGAVMAILLSCSPSGNGEIVPANYEVIPLPSEIVTSEGDPFILSRSVKIIIPEGNEKMRRNAEFLAEFLEISTGIKPGISTGTQENGAIVLATGLQHPNAEAYEMRVDGKSITITGASEAAVFYGIQTLRKSIPADGGQVIFQPVTIKDEPRFSHRGMMLDVARHFQPAEFVKRYIDILALHNLNRFHWHLTDDQGWRIEIKAYPKLTEVGSQRKHTVIGRNSGEFDGKPHGGFYTQDEIREIVQYARERYITVIPEIDLPGHMLSALAAYPELGCTGGPYEVEATWGVFDDVLCPGKEETFTFLERVLSEVIDLFPSEYIHIGGDECPKVRWEKCPHCQARIRELKLKDSNGHTAEHYLQSYVTARIEKFLNEKGRRIIGWDEILEGELAPNATVMSWRGMEGGIQAAQMGHDVIMTPTAYCYFDYYQTQYTDEEPLAIGGYVPIEKVYSFEPAPGILTEEQKAHILGVQANLWTEYIETAEHVDYMVMPRIAALAEVQWVEPEKREYEAFLTRLPRLVGLYDKLGYNYAKHIFDVQANMTPSFETNSLEVELSTIDQAPIYYTLDGSAPTASSTRYDGRISIRENVELRAVAIRENGHNSRILSEQIKASKSSYKPVSLLTTADPTYRFTGEGMLVDGLYGSNTNYKSGKWIGFGGKEVVAVIDMLEPTEITTAEIRNCVVTGDWIFDASEIILEASSDNERFTEVKRQQLVDTNSTHWSDIAVHTLSFDPVTARYYRVTVKPTVMPAWHPGKGRKAYLFIDEIALN encoded by the coding sequence ATGAAAAAAATCAAGGTTCTTGCCGCAATGGGTGCGGTGATGGCTATTCTGTTATCCTGTTCACCCAGTGGAAACGGAGAGATAGTCCCGGCCAACTACGAAGTTATTCCACTACCATCGGAGATCGTCACATCCGAAGGAGATCCGTTTATATTGTCCCGATCGGTAAAGATCATAATTCCGGAAGGCAACGAGAAGATGAGACGCAACGCGGAATTTCTGGCAGAATTCCTGGAAATATCCACGGGCATCAAACCGGGCATATCTACCGGTACACAGGAAAATGGCGCCATCGTACTGGCCACCGGCCTGCAACATCCCAATGCCGAAGCGTATGAAATGAGAGTTGACGGAAAGAGCATAACCATTACTGGAGCAAGCGAGGCCGCCGTCTTCTACGGGATCCAGACGTTACGCAAGTCGATCCCGGCCGATGGCGGACAGGTAATTTTCCAGCCCGTCACCATCAAGGATGAGCCCAGATTCTCACACCGCGGCATGATGCTGGATGTAGCCCGTCACTTCCAGCCGGCAGAATTTGTGAAGAGATATATCGATATCCTGGCATTGCACAATCTCAACCGGTTCCACTGGCACTTGACAGACGACCAGGGATGGCGGATAGAGATCAAGGCATACCCGAAGCTTACAGAGGTGGGATCGCAACGTAAACATACCGTGATCGGCAGAAACTCCGGGGAGTTCGACGGGAAACCTCACGGTGGGTTCTACACCCAGGATGAGATCCGGGAGATCGTTCAGTATGCCCGGGAGCGCTATATCACAGTTATCCCTGAAATTGACCTGCCGGGCCATATGCTCTCGGCCCTGGCAGCCTATCCCGAGCTGGGCTGCACCGGCGGCCCCTACGAAGTAGAGGCTACCTGGGGAGTTTTCGACGATGTCCTCTGCCCAGGCAAAGAGGAGACCTTCACCTTCCTGGAGAGGGTTCTCTCGGAAGTGATCGACCTTTTCCCCTCCGAATATATTCATATCGGCGGTGACGAGTGCCCCAAGGTACGTTGGGAGAAGTGTCCCCACTGCCAGGCAAGAATAAGGGAGCTCAAGCTTAAGGACAGCAATGGACATACCGCCGAACATTACCTGCAGAGTTATGTGACCGCCCGCATCGAGAAGTTCCTGAACGAAAAGGGGAGACGCATCATCGGCTGGGACGAGATTCTGGAAGGGGAACTTGCACCGAATGCCACTGTCATGTCCTGGCGAGGCATGGAGGGTGGCATCCAGGCTGCCCAAATGGGACACGACGTGATCATGACTCCGACTGCCTATTGCTATTTCGACTACTACCAGACTCAATATACCGACGAGGAGCCACTGGCCATCGGTGGATATGTTCCGATCGAAAAGGTTTACAGCTTTGAACCTGCCCCCGGCATCCTGACAGAAGAACAGAAAGCCCATATCCTGGGGGTCCAGGCCAATCTGTGGACCGAATATATTGAAACAGCAGAGCATGTGGACTACATGGTTATGCCCCGTATCGCGGCACTTGCCGAAGTGCAGTGGGTTGAACCGGAAAAGCGGGAGTATGAGGCCTTCCTGACCCGGTTGCCGAGGCTGGTCGGTCTCTACGACAAACTGGGATATAACTATGCCAAGCACATTTTCGACGTACAGGCCAACATGACCCCCAGTTTTGAGACCAATTCGCTCGAGGTGGAACTCTCAACCATTGACCAGGCTCCCATATACTATACGCTCGACGGATCAGCCCCTACTGCTTCATCAACCCGGTACGACGGCAGGATCTCCATCAGGGAGAATGTTGAACTACGTGCGGTTGCCATCCGCGAAAACGGCCACAACAGCAGAATCCTCTCGGAACAGATCAAAGCAAGCAAATCCAGTTACAAACCGGTCTCGCTGCTTACAACAGCCGACCCGACCTACCGCTTTACAGGTGAAGGAATGCTGGTTGACGGTCTTTACGGCAGCAATACAAACTACAAATCGGGTAAATGGATCGGGTTTGGCGGCAAGGAGGTGGTGGCCGTTATCGATATGCTGGAACCTACAGAGATCACCACAGCCGAGATCCGTAACTGCGTGGTGACGGGAGACTGGATCTTTGATGCCTCGGAGATCATCCTCGAGGCTTCATCAGACAATGAACGCTTCACCGAGGTCAAGCGACAGCAACTGGTCGACACCAACAGCACCCACTGGTCGGATATTGCCGTCCACACGCTCTCCTTTGATCCCGTGACTGCCCGCTATTACAGGGTGACGGTGAAACCGACCGTCATGCCGGCCTGGCATCCGGGAAAAGGAAGAAAGGCTTACCTCTTTATCGATGAAATAGCATTGAACTGA
- a CDS encoding heavy metal-binding domain-containing protein encodes MIITTTNSIEGKRIVAYHGIVSGETIIGANIVRDFFASITDVIGGRSGSYEKVLREAKEIALEEMSEQARKMGANAILAVDLDYETIGNNGSMLMVSASGTAVSVE; translated from the coding sequence ATGATAATTACTACAACAAACAGTATCGAAGGTAAGCGGATTGTTGCCTATCACGGAATTGTCAGCGGTGAGACCATTATCGGCGCAAATATCGTGAGGGATTTCTTTGCTTCTATCACGGATGTAATCGGCGGCAGATCAGGCAGCTACGAGAAAGTTTTGCGTGAAGCGAAGGAGATTGCGTTGGAGGAGATGAGCGAACAGGCCCGGAAGATGGGTGCGAACGCCATCCTGGCTGTAGATCTCGATTATGAAACAATAGGCAACAATGGCAGCATGCTGATGGTTTCAGCATCCGGTACAGCTGTAAGCGTCGAGTAA
- the nhaD gene encoding sodium:proton antiporter NhaD, translating to MYYLMPVVFVLGIIAIALEDKIKINKSATALFVCITLWLMLVFGSGDILVERQNPDFLHFLKQTELEDAPVKEQIVHYLTENTFVSHLGDVAQTLFFVMCSLLIVNIVDRHGGFLAISRSLHTDNKRKLLWMIGLSSFFFSALLDNLAAAIVLIAVLRKLVPDHTDRMKYASIIVLTANAGGSWSPIGDVTTLLLWTGGNITAWHQISHLFLPALGNLLVTLIIADIWLFRKGARLRQTCNVMADDIYIERIPNSSRIVIFWIGILSLAFVPVFQSITHLPAFMCVLIGLVFLWIYTDLMYSHLGDIRESDKLRIPTLARSVDLPTIFFFFGILMSVAALKVGGQLSLFADLLSSNIREPYAITIIVGAISSVVDNVALVAATMGMFPVAETVAATTPYMNYFVADGGFWTLLTYCAVTGGSILIIGSATGVAVMGLEKISFGYYLKRFTPLAIVGYVVGILLFMLMG from the coding sequence ATGTACTATCTCATGCCGGTTGTTTTTGTCCTGGGGATTATTGCGATTGCACTCGAGGATAAAATAAAGATAAATAAATCTGCTACTGCGCTGTTTGTTTGCATCACACTCTGGTTGATGCTGGTCTTCGGTTCGGGCGATATTCTGGTGGAACGTCAGAACCCCGATTTTCTACACTTTCTCAAACAGACTGAACTGGAAGATGCTCCCGTTAAAGAGCAGATTGTCCATTATCTGACCGAAAACACGTTTGTCTCCCATTTGGGAGATGTGGCACAGACACTCTTTTTTGTAATGTGTTCGTTGCTGATTGTGAATATTGTGGACAGGCATGGGGGATTTCTGGCAATCTCGCGTTCGCTGCATACCGACAATAAGAGAAAGTTATTATGGATGATCGGACTCTCCTCTTTTTTCTTTTCAGCCCTGCTCGATAACCTGGCTGCAGCCATCGTGCTTATTGCTGTACTCCGCAAGCTGGTCCCCGATCATACCGACCGCATGAAATATGCCAGCATCATTGTGCTGACAGCAAATGCAGGTGGCTCCTGGTCACCAATCGGCGACGTGACAACCTTGCTGCTTTGGACGGGAGGCAATATCACAGCCTGGCATCAGATATCACATCTCTTCCTGCCGGCACTGGGCAACCTGCTGGTCACATTGATAATTGCCGATATATGGTTGTTCCGGAAAGGGGCAAGATTGCGTCAAACCTGCAACGTGATGGCCGATGATATCTATATCGAACGGATTCCGAACAGTTCGCGGATCGTTATTTTTTGGATTGGAATCTTATCACTTGCTTTTGTTCCCGTATTTCAGTCGATTACCCATCTGCCTGCTTTTATGTGCGTCTTGATAGGACTGGTCTTCCTCTGGATTTATACCGACTTGATGTATAGTCATTTGGGTGATATCCGTGAGTCGGACAAGTTGCGCATTCCTACATTGGCCCGTTCGGTAGATCTACCCACAATCTTCTTTTTCTTCGGCATACTGATGTCGGTTGCAGCCCTGAAAGTGGGAGGGCAGCTCTCGCTTTTTGCCGATCTCCTCTCGTCAAATATAAGAGAACCCTATGCCATCACTATAATTGTCGGGGCCATCTCCTCTGTCGTAGACAACGTGGCATTGGTAGCCGCTACTATGGGAATGTTTCCGGTAGCAGAGACTGTTGCGGCAACAACACCCTACATGAACTATTTTGTTGCCGATGGTGGATTCTGGACCCTGCTGACCTACTGTGCCGTAACCGGGGGCAGCATCCTGATTATTGGATCGGCAACCGGAGTGGCAGTCATGGGGCTGGAAAAAATCAGTTTCGGGTACTATCTGAAACGATTTACACCGCTTGCAATCGTGGGATATGTTGTCGGCATCCTCTTGTTTATGTTGATGGGATAA
- the pdxB gene encoding 4-phosphoerythronate dehydrogenase PdxB produces the protein MKILADAHIPYLKGVAEQFGEVEYLPGNQFTKQAISGKDALIVRTVTHFGKEILEGTNVKLICSATIGFDHIDTAYCDANGIAWRTAPGCNANSVEQYITASLLYLADKYRFRLEDKTIGIIGVGNVGSKVEAACRKLGMRVLLNDPPREEKEYGQNEGDREKSIFVDLETVKEQADIITLHTPLTKSGKYKTYHLADTNFFNTLRKRPFIINSCRGSVVDNPAMKAALKTGRIAGAVIDCWENEPEIDRELLQMADIATPHIAGYSADGKWTATRMSLENLNSFFAAGIYPIRLMPLPEPHDPVIDLTEIEPDKQLAYAVWHSYNPMEETANLKADPDKFYWFRSNYPLRREYGAYYLKNANPKIAPLLEQLGFCFLKNS, from the coding sequence ATGAAAATTCTTGCAGATGCACATATTCCCTATTTAAAAGGGGTTGCCGAACAGTTCGGCGAAGTGGAATACTTGCCCGGAAACCAGTTTACCAAACAGGCCATCAGCGGCAAGGATGCATTGATCGTCCGTACGGTCACCCACTTTGGGAAGGAGATTCTGGAGGGGACCAACGTGAAACTGATCTGCTCGGCAACCATCGGCTTTGACCATATCGACACCGCGTATTGTGATGCAAACGGGATTGCGTGGCGCACGGCACCGGGCTGTAATGCCAATTCGGTGGAACAATACATTACCGCCTCATTGCTCTATCTGGCCGACAAGTACCGTTTTAGGCTGGAAGACAAGACGATCGGAATTATCGGTGTGGGGAACGTAGGCAGTAAAGTAGAAGCTGCATGCAGAAAACTGGGGATGCGGGTGTTGCTTAACGACCCCCCACGTGAAGAGAAGGAGTACGGCCAAAATGAGGGGGATCGCGAGAAATCTATTTTCGTGGATCTGGAAACGGTAAAAGAGCAGGCCGATATCATCACCCTGCATACTCCATTAACGAAGAGTGGAAAATACAAGACTTATCATCTGGCGGACACCAATTTCTTCAACACATTGAGAAAAAGGCCCTTCATCATCAATTCGTGCCGTGGGAGCGTAGTAGACAACCCTGCAATGAAAGCGGCGTTGAAAACGGGAAGGATCGCCGGAGCTGTGATCGACTGCTGGGAGAACGAGCCTGAGATCGACCGGGAGCTATTACAGATGGCAGACATCGCTACTCCTCACATCGCCGGCTATTCGGCAGACGGTAAATGGACTGCAACCCGCATGTCGCTTGAGAACCTGAACTCATTCTTCGCAGCAGGCATCTACCCGATACGATTGATGCCACTTCCCGAACCACATGACCCGGTTATCGACCTTACGGAGATTGAACCGGACAAACAGCTGGCTTATGCGGTCTGGCATAGCTACAACCCAATGGAGGAGACAGCGAATCTGAAGGCAGATCCCGACAAATTCTACTGGTTTCGGTCCAATTACCCGTTACGAAGGGAGTATGGTGCATATTATCTGAAAAATGCTAACCCGAAGATCGCCCCTCTTCTGGAACAACTGGGGTTTTGTTTTCTAAAAAATAGCTAA
- a CDS encoding copper homeostasis protein CutC translates to MVKKEYRLEICANSVTSCIEAQKGGAFRVELCAAIPEGGTTPSYGEIAIARELLSIKLNVIIRPRSGDFLYSRLEHEIMLKDIEMCRKLGVDGIVIGCLTAEGDVDIERCRELVAAAGGMDITFHRAFDKCRDPFASLEQIIALGCSRILTSGQQPKAVQGIELLKKLVRQAGDRIIIMPGSGINENNIATIARETGAVEFHLSAREPVQSGMKYRESTVSMGGTNITIDEFEQLITSARKVKDTLTVLNS, encoded by the coding sequence ATGGTGAAAAAGGAATACAGACTCGAGATATGTGCCAACTCCGTTACAAGCTGCATTGAGGCCCAAAAAGGCGGAGCCTTCAGGGTAGAACTTTGTGCAGCGATTCCGGAAGGGGGAACTACTCCTTCATATGGTGAGATTGCGATCGCCAGGGAGCTGCTCAGCATCAAGCTGAACGTAATCATCCGTCCAAGAAGCGGTGATTTCCTCTATTCCCGGCTTGAACACGAGATTATGCTCAAGGATATCGAAATGTGCCGCAAGCTGGGTGTCGACGGGATCGTAATCGGTTGTCTCACGGCTGAGGGGGATGTGGATATTGAACGGTGCCGTGAACTGGTAGCCGCAGCAGGAGGGATGGATATCACGTTTCATCGGGCATTCGACAAGTGCCGCGATCCGTTTGCCAGTCTAGAGCAGATTATCGCGCTGGGTTGCAGCAGGATTCTTACATCCGGACAACAGCCCAAGGCGGTACAGGGTATCGAGTTGCTGAAAAAACTGGTTCGACAGGCCGGAGATCGCATCATCATCATGCCAGGAAGCGGCATCAATGAAAACAATATTGCCACGATTGCCAGGGAGACCGGTGCGGTGGAGTTCCACCTTTCAGCCCGCGAACCGGTACAGAGTGGAATGAAATACAGGGAGTCAACCGTTTCGATGGGAGGAACAAACATCACGATTGACGAGTTCGAACAACTGATTACCAGTGCTCGGAAGGTAAAGGATACATTGACCGTTCTTAATTCTTAA
- a CDS encoding tetratricopeptide repeat protein — MRKNSFYALLVGLAVVATSCSNLKPLSQSNFNATPSPLETVGNNVPVTVNGTFPEKWFNKKATVKITPVLKYAGTKESYGSTQTYQGEKVSGNGIEIPYNRGGNFNMSFNFPYQPDMLTSELFMRFDAKIKNKTVKLPEVKVADGIIATSALASAQNTAPSVAPDGFQRIIKQTQEANIHFIIQQANIRSSETNKQDMRTWQQRVQDAFNDPRQNVDVEISAYASPDGGVSLNERLAAQREKNTTQYLESELKKRNVNVDVNARYTAQDWEGFRQLLEASDLQDKELVLRVLSMYPDPETREREIKNISFVYSDLASTILPQLRRSRITANIEIIGKSDEEIMDFWRTNPKKLSVEELLYASTLTDNDADREKIYQYVTVNFPQDYRGWNNMATAYYQRGEYNNARQALDRAALVSPNAPEVNVNKALFAMMDGNTSLAKELLGKSSGANNLDAAMGLLYLMEGDYNQAVDAFGDTKSNNAALAQILTKNYNAADFTLKAIKTPDALTYYLMAIVGARTNNFSDVMSNLRSAITMDKAMAVRALNDLEFAKYKSNVDFINLLK; from the coding sequence ATGAGAAAGAATTCTTTTTATGCTCTGCTCGTCGGGCTTGCCGTTGTAGCTACATCGTGCAGCAACTTAAAGCCCCTCTCGCAATCTAATTTCAACGCGACTCCTTCGCCATTGGAAACAGTCGGCAATAACGTGCCTGTGACCGTTAACGGAACTTTCCCCGAAAAATGGTTCAACAAAAAGGCAACCGTAAAAATTACACCGGTTCTGAAATATGCCGGAACCAAGGAGTCTTACGGATCTACCCAGACCTATCAAGGTGAAAAGGTTTCTGGAAACGGAATCGAGATTCCCTACAACCGCGGAGGAAACTTTAACATGAGTTTCAACTTTCCCTATCAGCCCGACATGCTGACTTCGGAACTCTTCATGCGCTTCGATGCCAAAATCAAAAATAAAACGGTAAAACTTCCGGAAGTAAAGGTAGCCGACGGTATCATTGCCACATCGGCGTTGGCCAGTGCCCAGAACACTGCCCCCTCTGTTGCTCCCGACGGTTTCCAGCGTATCATTAAACAGACACAGGAAGCCAATATCCACTTCATCATCCAACAGGCCAATATCCGCTCATCTGAAACAAACAAGCAGGATATGCGCACTTGGCAGCAACGCGTTCAGGATGCATTCAACGATCCACGCCAGAATGTTGACGTTGAAATCTCCGCTTACGCTTCGCCTGACGGTGGTGTTTCCCTCAATGAGAGACTGGCTGCCCAACGTGAAAAGAACACGACCCAATACCTGGAAAGTGAACTAAAAAAACGGAATGTCAATGTTGATGTAAATGCCCGCTATACGGCTCAGGACTGGGAGGGTTTCCGTCAGTTGCTCGAAGCATCTGACCTGCAGGACAAAGAACTTGTCTTAAGAGTTTTGTCCATGTATCCCGATCCTGAAACCCGTGAACGTGAAATCAAGAACATCTCATTCGTTTACAGCGACTTGGCATCCACTATTCTTCCGCAACTTCGTCGTTCACGCATCACGGCCAACATCGAGATCATCGGTAAATCTGATGAAGAGATCATGGATTTCTGGCGCACCAACCCCAAGAAACTTTCGGTAGAGGAACTCCTGTACGCTTCGACACTCACCGATAACGATGCCGACAGGGAAAAAATCTATCAATATGTTACTGTAAACTTCCCGCAAGATTACAGGGGATGGAACAATATGGCCACCGCTTATTATCAGCGCGGCGAATACAATAATGCCAGACAGGCACTGGATCGTGCGGCCCTCGTTTCGCCCAATGCTCCTGAAGTGAATGTAAACAAGGCACTGTTCGCCATGATGGACGGCAATACTAGCCTGGCCAAGGAATTGCTGGGTAAATCATCTGGTGCAAACAATCTCGATGCTGCAATGGGATTGCTTTACCTGATGGAGGGGGACTACAATCAGGCTGTTGATGCCTTTGGTGATACCAAATCTAACAATGCCGCACTGGCACAGATCCTGACCAAAAACTACAACGCTGCCGATTTCACACTGAAAGCCATCAAGACTCCCGATGCACTCACCTACTACCTGATGGCCATCGTAGGTGCAAGAACCAACAACTTCAGCGATGTGATGAGCAACCTGCGCTCTGCCATAACCATGGACAAAGCAATGGCAGTCAGAGCATTGAACGATCTTGAATTCGCAAAATACAAGAGCAATGTCGACTTCATCAACCTGTTGAAATAA